TCCGTTTCGTCGAAGTCGAACGTGTCGTGTTTTATAATGGCAAAAATCTCCTTAATGGCCGGTCTCTACGCATAAAAGAGATTTTGAGTCTATTTTGTCGGTTGCGCGTCCTGTGTTTTTTCATATCGTCGAATCCCTCCTCAACGCCTCTGTTTCGACGAAGCCGAACATGTCGTGTTTTATAATGGCAAAAATCTCTCcttaagggctgatttggtgatccgAGATCACGGgaggattgaaggggattgagggagaaattagttcatttccccctcaatcctctTCAATCCCCTTGTGATCTCtttgtcaccaaatcagccctaaacAAGCAAAAAGAACGTACTGAAACCCTACCAAAAAAAAACGCAAGACTGCCAAGCAACACGTTTCATGATTAGGCCACACTTATTCGGCGCCTTCCTTAGCTCCAGGCCTCCAGCAACCATTGCTAGGCCCATCAGGCAGCACCTAGCCTAGATGGGGGGATCCAAAAAAATGTCCCAGACAAGCAAAAGACAAGGAGCCAAAGCCAAGCAGGAGCTCCTCACCAGGGGAGTGTAGAGCCCTATGACCACGTACTGGAACACATTCCTCCCAACGAAGGGTGCGAAGAAGACGTAGAACGCGAAGGCCAGCGCCAAGAAGACGGACACGGCCACCACCTGCGATGCGCGCGGGAGACACCGAATCTTCAGTGATCACGGGCGACAAAAGAACCACGCCCCAGCATGAAAAAAGGCGCAAAATTTGGGTCGGCACGAACCTGGAGAGGATGGTACGGGAGCTGCCACCCATGCCGCCTCATTACTGCTCCCAAGAAAGAACCGCAGAATAGACAGAAGAAACGCGAGAAAGAAccctcctttttcttttcttctctctgTGCTGGTCTGCTCTCGCGTCGAGGAACGCGAGCAATGCAAGGAGAAGGAACGGGGACCTCCAAGAATGATCGAGGGTTCAAGCACCAAGCCCGCGGCTTCTGCTAGCTCTCGCCATGGATTCGATCTTGCCGCATCTGTGGGCTCGTGCGAGAGCGGTATGGGATGGAGCGGCGGGGGGAGACCAAAGGTTGGAGAGCATTAAATGCCGCGCTGCGCTGTGCAGATTTACGGGAGTTATTTGTAACCGTGATACTCTCAACACTGGGCTTCTGAAAATCAGTATCCCGAACAGAGCAATTGTAATTTTAGTATTATAATCCATAGAACTTCAGATTTCTGGTATCTGAGTCTGATTTAGCTCATGGTCAAGTCGTTGTTACGCCATTCCGTTTCTCAGAACGGATCGCGAGCTCGCTCCTTCCTATGCCGCGCCGCGCCTCGCCTTCCTCTCCCTCCCTGTCCAGCCAGCTAGCTCCCAGCTAGGCGGTGCTCTTCCCCGACTGCTCCCGGCGCTCGTCGAGCTCGCGAGTCTGCTGGGTCGTCCCTACCGGCGCTCCAGGTGAGTAGGGTTCCAAGGATTGGACAACTCTCATTGCTTGTATTTGCAAGGTCGTCTGCCTTTGATCTGCATCCAAGGTGGCGAAAATCTAGAAAATTTAGCCGGCGAAAATCTGCCGTTTTCAGTCCTGACTACCAAATCCAGTGGCATCCAAGGTGGAGCCGAACCGGCTTGCTGCCCATATAGGTGATGCGCACTGCTGACCAAACAGAATTTTCATTTGTTCATGTATGGGAGAGTTTTCCTTCACAAAAACAAGTCCAATGAGCAACAATAGGAACTCCCCACATTTCAATAGCAGCTCTCTCTTTCAACTGGCATTGGTTTCAGACAGGGAATTATCAGGTGCTCACTTTTCTCCTGGCGCCCCTTGAGCAGCTCGTCGTAGGATCCTTCGCTGCGGCCATGGATAAATCACCAAGATCAATTCGTATCGGATCTGGACCTGCTAGGGCCGAGACACGCAAAGATGTCGCAGAAGCTGCCGATGGGATTAGGCGCACATGCATCGTCGACACGAGCAAAATTGATTATGGCACTAGTAGATTACGTCCGCGCCATCGATTATGTAGCACACATGATCCGGTATGTTTTTACTGTAACTAACATAATGTCTTATTATGGTAACAGTCAATACTATAATGTGATATTAAATGTCATTATTCATTTGGTTGTAGGCGCAGAGATATAATCGAGTTTGGGATGGTCTTTTAGACGCCATTAGACAGATGCAGTCATCTGCCGATGAGTTGAGGAAGTTGAGCCGCCGCAATCATGTGCCTGAGTATTATGATATGGTGCACAAGAATTGCTTGATTAATGCCATGAGTGATGTTAGTGAAATTGCAAAAGGTCTAGACACTATGAGCAGGGATTTGGAGGAAGTTCTTATTGGTCCGCAACCTCTAATTGAGGATTACGAAGCCCTTGGAATGTACGATGATTTCAAATCTGATGTTCATTGTGATTGTTATGAGCAGTGTGGTTCGGATGAAGACAACTCTTCTTTTGACTCGGATGAGATCAATGATCGTCGTTTATCACATATGAATGAGCCTATCTGACCTATTTGTCTGTGACAGAGTTGCCTCCTGGACAATAGCCATGTTTTAATTTGATGTAGTATTCTATTGGCAATGTATTTTGTGAGACTTGTAGTTCATGATGTATTTTTAGTTCAACTTGGTTTCGGCCATAATGTATCTTGAACTTAGTTCATGTATCTAAACGATCTAGCATGTGATGGTTGAAATTAGAACATCTGTTTTCAGTCATCTGTTTTCAGGCGTTGATAAGCAGCCCAAATTTCTGCTGCTGCCTTGTGTTCAGGCGTTTGTTTCTGAACTGGCTAACTGAAAATGCTGTTGCTGCCTTGGATACATGAAAATGCTGCTGCTGCCTTGTGTTCAGGCGTTTGTTTCTGAACTTGCTAACTGAAATACAAAATTATGCACGCCTGTGTTCAGGCGTTTGTGTTCAGCCCAAATTTCTGCTGCTGCCTTGGTTTCTGAACTGGCTAACTGAAAATGCTAACTGAAAATATGGCTAACTGAAAATGCTCAAACAGAGATCCATGCAATTCAGTAGCACCTAATTGAGCAACAGCAAGCCCCACATACTGAAAAGCAGTACATCAGGAGCAGAGTGACAACAACAGCAAGTTCTGCATTAACCCGACGAGTTAGACTGCAAGAGCACTCATTGAAACCTGCTTAGAATGCCTGTGAAGCCCATTGCACTCATAGTCATCCGGTTCACTCGAGAGACTCGTGTAGCACAGGTATGCGCAGTAAACAGAAATGACAGAAGCAGGCATAACGCTTCCATGGACCTGGGAAACAAAATGGTATTCCATTACGCATATAAACAACAACATTTATGAGGCATCAGCAGAAAACTCTATGGACCGATGCATCAGCCGAAAGTGGAAGGCAGACTGGAAGTCCCAAACAACTCCTTCAAGGCTTTCTCTTTTCCATACCAAACTGTATCATAAGAAATGGTGCACTTGTACGTATCTTGAAGGAAAGTCTGTAAATCCTTTGCACCTGTGTGTGGTTTCTTCGCAAGGATAGATAAAGCTTTAGCAGCAACCCAAGCACTGGTTGGTGTGCTTGTCCTCCTCCGGCCACTAGAAGTGCAAGTGTGATGATCATTCATCACAGTCACCTACAGAAGTATAAATGAAATGCACATTACTACTAAGGCATAAAAAAACTTCAACAAAATTAAAACTTTGACAAAACCGTACAATTATGGTAGGTGACCCAACCCTCTCAATTCTTGCATGTATGCTCCAAGGACAATCACCACCTCGACAAAATCCTCTGTATTTCTTCGGGGTACTAGCCTCAATGCCTAACTCAAACTCTTTTTCTATGGCATACTGTCTCATAGCAAGTCTGAATTCAGCCATAGATGGATACATGCAGCCAACCGCCATGACTGGATGGTTAGAATCATACAAAACTCTACTCTCGTTTGGCAAAAAATCAACACATGGCATGGAGGATGAAGAATCAACTCCAAACTCATTTGGATTATTTGAATGACCACAATGATTAGAAGCCTCCTCTCTCTCTTTGTTTTCTCGTTCATCTTCAGCCGCCAATCCAAGTTTCAAATACATAGTTAACTCACTGGGTACATGTTGAGGCCCTTCTTCATCCCATCGAAGATCAGGTCCAATACCCTCAAAATCAAATACTTCCGATGGGTCAAACACTATTAACTGAAAATTGACAGTGCCCTACAAAAATTATGACGAGCAGTACAAATGAGAAACATCAACTCATTTCTACATGCACAGGCAACAATACACAAGTGCAGTATGATATTGATGGAAGCTGCCATGTACCAACAACAACTGGGAATAGGGGGGGTCCAAATCAGTTACCGTTTCAACAGGATCTTCACGACAATCTGGTGGTGCCTCCAACCAAGACTTGTCAACGTCGGCGATCGTCAGAGCAGCATCGACCAACGGCGACGGATTGAGGGCCAGCGACGAGGCTAACTCGCCGGCTGCGTGGACTGCGAGGTCCGGCGAGAGTTCGTCCGACGAGGGGACTGCCGGAGTTTGCATTGGGACGAAGAGAGAGCTCTGTACGACGATATGTGTGAAGTTAAATTAGCTTTCACTTAGCAATATGTGTGAAGTTAGTTTAAATTCTCAAATGTCATTCTAAAATGCTCCAGCAACAGGTTTCAACTGGCATGCCAATGCAGCTTGCTCATTTCTGGCCCATTTCTCACAGCTAACTGAAATTGGTAGACAGGACACTGAAATACAATGTGCACATCACAGCGGAGTCAGGACACTGGCAGATTTTCTAGATTGTCATACTGAAATGAGCTGTGGAGTCTCTGGATCGTCATACGGCGAGTGAGCCACTGGATTTGGTAGTCAGGACTGAAAACGGCAGATCAAAGGCAGACGCCCTTGCAAATACAAGCAATGAGAGTTGTCCAATCCTTGGAACCCTACTCACCTGGAGCGCCGGTAGGGACGACCCAGCAGACTCGCGAGCTCGACGAGCGCCGGGAGCAGTCGGGGAAGAGCACCGCCTAGCTGGGAGCTAGCTGGCCGGACAGGGAGGGAGAGGAAGGCGAGGCGCGGCGCGACACAGGAAGGAGCGAGCTCGCGATCCGTTCTGAGAAACGGAATGGCGTGACAACGACTTGACCATGAGCTAAATCAGACTCAGATACCAGAAATCTGAAGTTCTATGGATTATAATACTAAAATTACAATTGCTCTGTTCGGGATACTGATTTTCAGAAGCCCAGTGTTGGGAGTATCACGGTTACAAATAACTCGATTTACGGGGGGAGTTGCAGTGCAGGAAGCGAGCGGGGAGGGAGGGACTACCGGACTAGGGAGGGAAGGAGAGGGGTGGTCTGGTTTGGCGTGGCCCCTGGGCCCTGGCTGTGGCTGCTTCGCTCTGGCCTTTTGGGTGCTCACGTGAACCTCCGTTGCCAGAGTCCGGTCTCCTCTGTGATGGCTGATGACTGTGGCAGTAGCAGCAGCATGGATGCCTCGCTGTCAGTGTGGGGGGCCAGTGACAGCCCCTTGTCACCCATGGTCCTGGCTGGGATAGACGGACCTCGAGACAAGGCTGCTCTTTTCCTTTTGTACTGTGTGCTCTGGTCCTCTGGACTTTTCATGATAGGGACGAGAGCACAGTACTTTTTTCCGTGCGTTAGTTTTGACGGTAATCCCAAAACCAGAACTGAACCGTGAGATTGTATTTTGTACAGTGTTTCCTACTGTGAGCCTGAGCCAGCCAGAAACTGATGTGCCATAACAACCACTTGCAATACTGGTCCACAAGCAGAGCAGTTACAGTGAGCCATAGCTCCAACAATTACTGCTATCTATATAGGTGTCCAGCAAATCTTCCAATACGAGTACAACTGCACAGGTAGCATCGAGGCTTCTTTTATGACTCAAGCGAGTACTATACGATCTTTTTTGTAACAAAAGTTGTACTCGTGCAGCCTACCGTGCTCAGTGAAATATACTTACTTGATTATGGTAACTTGTTGCTGATGACATACTCCTATACACCGCATAATGTCAGTGAGTCCTAGCCTCTTATTCTTCTTCTTGTAAAAAAAATGACGTACGCAAAGCGATGCTCAAGCAAAATGTCAAGAACCCATGATTCAAACGGTAATAATGGGCTAAAGTCATCATAAGAAACCAGGGCAATAAAATAAGAATAATACATTCAACTTTGGGGAACAAAAAAAAACACACAAAAGGCGCAATATATGAGCCCGTGACCATGCATATGGATCACTCATTTTGCTTGCCAGCCCTTTTGGACGGTCATGATGCCGTCGTCAGGAAAGAACAGTTGACCCCAAACTTAAGCAAGGAATCACACAAGCTTGTCCTGTTGTTTCCATGTAATCCGTCCATAGCTGCGTGCTTTTCTGGGTCCTCGATAACAAACTATTCTTTATTGGCATTCAGTGCCACACTGCTATGTGATTCGGATTTCGGACCTTGGTTTAGCGCGACGCATGAGACAGCACAGCGGAGAGTGGCGTGGCCTTGGAGACGCAGGCCTCGCCTCACCTACTAGTCAGTGTTTAGTCGTGTTGTGCTTAGTGGCGGACCTAGGATTTTTATGTAGGGTGTGCCGTAACAAAATTTTCATTTAAAATTGTATCTAATGTACATATAATTTCATAGTAAATTTGTAAACAATTTGATATATAGATATAACGTTTAACACTCAACAAATAACCATGAAAATTGCATATATTAAACATAAAGATTGCAATAATACTACTTATATGGTATGTGCTTTCTTCAtttatcctctcttcctcttgttCTTGAGGTGTCGATGCTTGAGTAACATCCGGAGATAATGAGAAAGCAATAAACTTTTGTTTCTTTGCAGCATGATTGCGAAAAAGAGAGGTAATATCTCCCTGCTTCTTCATATTTTAGTCACTATAAAAATAATGGTAGTGAATCAATAATCAATAAGACAAAAATCAACAGCAGGGGGCGTGATATTTCTGCGCACCTGTGCTGTACGGCTGTACGCGGGTAAGGGCACCTCTGTCTCCGTGCGAGGCTGCGAGCGCTGGTGAGGGCAGGGCCGCAGGCGGTAGGCGTCGGCCGTCGGCAGCGGGAGCAGAACTGCAGAGTACCAGATCGAGCAAGATCGCCAAAATTTCCAATTTCCAGCCGCCAGCGCATTCCACTTTCCAGCCGCCAGCACCAGGAACTGAGGAACCCTAGAAGTTGGAACAGCCGTGCACTCGCCTAGAAGTCATGAAATGGGAAGCCGTGTCGAACGATTGAAACTGGGAGATGTTGGATTGTTGGAACGGCCCAACGACGCACAGGATGACCATGTGGGGTCCCTGGTGGGCCTGGCTTAGGGTGTGCCAGGGCCCACCCGGACCCCCCTTAGGTCCGTCGCTGGTTGTGCTGCACCGCATAGCTAGGAGCTAGAGGCTAGGGCCATTGACATGGACATCGGACAACACACACAATAGACCTTCGTACACAGCGCAAGTTGTATGCTCGTCTCCTAAGGGCTAGAGCACCGGGCCTTctgtcaccttctattttggagcCGATCCTAGTTTCAACCACGAGATATAAGAGGATTGAGGCCCGAGGAGGGGTCTCGCCAGTGCCTGAGGTCCAACTACAACACGTCGGGGGTTCGCATCCAACGAATGGTTTAGAATTGAAATCACAAATTCACAGTGCTTCTCAGGGTGTTCTCTACATAAGGTGTTGGAAAGTTGACGGGCACCGTCCAGTACAATTTAACGACAGCCTTCCCTGAACCTTGTCTCGCTAGTCGCCGCCGCCTCAATTAGATTTTGTTCGGTTGTGTGGGGGTCGAGGGAGATTAAATCACCTTCTATTTAATATTAACTAAGGAGAAATTTATTCTAGTTCGATCCAGATGCAACCGAATAAGCCCATAGGATACCCCTACCACACCACCGCAGTCCACAGGGCAATAGATTGATTAGGTTTGGCATGTGTTGCCACATGCCCACATGCAGACATGCTCCTCCACACGGCGGCTAGGTACCACCCAACGCTGATCATTGACACCTTTTGCTCTAGGAAATACAGCAGGTATGAACTCAAAGGCTGGAACTAACCCTGAGCTTAGCGATCTTACAGACTATTCGTTTGGCTTTAATCCGTACCGGCTTCTATTACTTCTAAAATGTTTTGTATCTATAGATTGGAGCTGCAACAGTTCAAACAACTGGCTTTAATCTGAAACGAACAAACTCTTAGACGTAGGTGATAGAAATTGTGGTGGCTAGTATCATACCTAAGCCCCTAGAATACCAATCCATACTCATGGGAAAACCTCCATGACGAGTAAATCTAATCTACTGAGAGTTTATGGTAAACATACCTTCGTTGTTGTTATTCATGTCCGAGGCAACAATGGCGGCGGCGTTTTGTAGCGCGCTTCCGCCTCCTCCGTGGCTATGACCTCCTTCCAATTGTGGTGGAGTCATGTCGCCTTGGTTGTCACCGGCGCCAGTGAATCCACCATCTCCATCAACCTGCACAGAGGGCTTAGGGATGGATCCCGTTGGTTCCATTGCCCGTCGCCATTGGGTTTCAACTCTTCCTATCACTGCAAGCACCAAGGCGATGGGATCCTCTCTAAGAATGTGGGATTACGGTTTTGGGTATGCCTTATGTGTTAGCTAATTTTGTCGACCCCTTAATTTATTTTATATGGCACAAGGTGAACCAGGGGTGCAACCATTAGGTTAGGTGCCCCCCAATCAAGGGTGTGTGGGTTAGGGAGTTGGTTGGGTTAAAGCCCAATCTGGTTCTCGTTAACAAGTTGTAGAGGATACATCCAACAGTAGGCTGACCCCGCAGAGGCAACACTAGCCACTCTTACGAAATCTCTTGATGTCGGACAGGTAGATTACGAAGAGAGGAAGGAACTAAAATAAGTAAACTTGGAGAgttagaagctaaattcatctgGATGTAATGATAATTAAAGAGATAGGTCACAATGCCAACAATATAACTAAATAGCTCACAAATAGAAAAATTAAAATCAACAAAGAAGCCTCATCTGGCAAGTTGAAAGTGcaaaagaaaatcaaagaaagggtgaatcaacatcttcatcaagtgaGAGTGAAAATGATGATGAACAATTTCAAGAGCTTGGTGATGTTGCTCTATTTGTAAAAAAGATATTATAAGGGGTTCAAAAATAAAGGATATAGAGTTGTAAAGAGAATGTTTCTCAATAAAAAAAGAGAACTTATAATTGTGGAAACATCAACCAATTCATAGCAATGTGCCCCCATGAGAAGGACAACAATCAGAACAAAAAGGGAAGGAAGAAGATGCCATGAGCTAAATAGAAGAATTGAAGCCATGCCAAACACCATTATAAATTTAATGTAAAAAATATTATAGAATTGACAATAGTCATTTAAATTGTTTTCAACAAATGTTTTAAAATTGGTTTTAGCTTTACgaaagaagctgcttcaaagcagCTCCACCAAAGAAGTTGCATCTCCAAAGAAACCAGTTCATTGTCGAGCCAACTCTAATTACAAAATTAACATCCCATGAAAATTTAAAATGCACATGTAAACATGTATTCAATGACACTAAATTTCTATAACATGGTTCACAAATTCTGAAGATGTTTAGGTAATCATTAGAAATTGAATACATTCTTGAATCTTTGGTTGTGTGTGCAATATACTTTGAAGTTCCCCAAAAACCTATAATCATCAAAGACAATCTTCAGAGTAGTTTATAATGAAGCTTCTCGCAAACAATTCTCATCATGAAATAATGCCTGACTTTAGGTTGAAGCATAATAAAAATTGACAGCACATGTGACATTGTCTCACATACAAAGGCGACACATAGCCGACAAGGCTGTCTAACAACAAATCGTAAAGAagacaactgaaagggaaataggcttacacattttcctaattgattttggtggttgaattgcccaacacaaataattggactaactagtttgctctagattataagttttacaggtgtcaaaggttcacaacaaaccaataaaaagaccaagaaagggttcaaacaaagagagcaaaagacaaccgaagtgtgccctggtctggcgcaccggatagtgtccggtgcaccagagaaccCGACTTTGAaccgctcaccttcgggaattctgggagccactccgctataattcaccggactgtccggtgtagcaccggactgtccggtgtgccagcggagtaacggctactacaacgccaacggtcgcctgcaacagcaccAAATGCGctgcagtgcgcgcagaagtcagtcacgcgccagaaggcgcaccggacagtctacaggacctgtccggtgcaccaccggactgtccggtggcccagaagacagaagctccaacggtcgaactctaacggtcgggtgatgtggctggcgcaccgtacagtgtccggtggcgcaccggactgtccggtgcgccatgcgacagcagcctccaccaaacggctagtttggtggttggggctataaatacccccaaccacccaccattcattgcatccaagttttcagccttcaaacaccttacaagagctatagcattcaacacaagacacaaccaaagagatcaaatcctctcccaagtccaaagatcattataattaaatagtgactcgtgagagagagacttgtgttcatttgagctcttttgcttggattgcttttcttcttccttttttttgttgattccaactcaactgtaaccaaggcaagagacaccaattggtggtggtccttgtggggacttagtgtctcgtttgattgagaagagaagctcactcggtctaagtgaccgtttgagagagggaaagggttgaaagagacccagtctttgtgaccaccttaacagggagtaggtttgcaagaaccgaaccttggtaaaacaaatcaccgtgtcatccgccttatttgcttgtgatttgttttctccctctctttcggactagtttataattctaacgctaacaccggcttgtagttgtgcttaaagtttgtaaatttcagatttgccctattcacctcccctctaggcgactttcaattggtatcagagcccgatacttcattagagcctaaccgctcgaagtgatgtcgggagcatccgccaagagggagatcgggaccggcgacaagtccgcaagctcggggagaacgcactcaagggagtctgcccacaagcacaaggatgaatcctcttcctccatcaagtcccaacaagagggtgacaagaagaagaaaatgaagaaggtggtctactacgagactgactcttcgtcaccctccaactccggctcggaatcggcatctgtcacgtctaagcaccatgagcgcaaaaagtatagtaaaatgccccttcgctatcctcgtatttcaaaacgcactccattactttccatcccattaggcaaaccacctatgcttgaaggtgaagattattctatgtggagtgataaaatgaggcatcacctaacctcactccacaaaagcatatgagatattgttgagtatggagcgcaggtaccaaagaagggagacaaggattacgactcggaggaggtcgaacaaatccaacacttcaactcccaagccactactatactcctcgcctctctaagtcgagaggagtataataaggtgcaagggttgaagagcgcaaaggaaatttaggacatgctcaagaccgcgcacgaaggagacgaggtgaccaagatcaccaagcgggagacgatcgagggggagctcgatcgcttcatgcttcaccaaggagaggagccacaagcgatgtacaaccggctcaagaccttggtgaaccaagtgtgcaacctcgggagcaccaaattggatgaccatgaaatggtcaaggttgttcttagatcactcgttttccttaaccctacgcaagttcaattaattcgtggtgatcctagatacacactaatgtctcccgaggaagtaataggaaaatttgtgagctttgagttgatgatcaaaggctccaagaaaatcatcgagcaaggtgcctcctccacacccaatgtgcaacccgtggcattcaaggcaacggaggagaagaaagaaaactctacaccgagtagagtccccatcgacgcctccaagctcgacaatgaggagatggcgctcatcatcaagagcttccgccaaatcctcaagcaaaggagggggaaggactacaagccccactcaaagaaagtttgctacaagtgtggtaagcccaatcattttattgcaaaatgtccattatctagtgatagtgacaggggcgacgacaagaagggaaagagaagagaaaagaggaggtactacaagaagaagggcggcgatgcccatgtttgccgggagtgggactccaacgagagctccaccgactcctcctcgccgcaaacatcgtcgtcaccaagggccttctcttccccaacgtcggccacaagtgcctcatggcaaaggacggaaaaaagaagaaggtaaaatcaagatcctccactaaatatgcaacatctagtgatgaggctaattctagtgatgatgaggatgatttattgacactttttgccaacctaaacatgcaacaaaaggaaaaattaaatgaattatttattgctattcatgataaggatgaactcttggatagccaagaggactttctaattaaagaaaacaaaaggcatgttaaggttaaaaatgcttgtgctctagaggtagaaaaatgtgaaaaattaaccagtgagctaagcacttgccatgatgttatttctaaccttagaaatgagaatgctaaattaattgctaaggttaagAATTtacatgtttgtgatgattctcttgttagtCTTAGGAATGATAATACTAGTTTAATTACCAAGATTGACAAGTtaaatgcatcactctctagccttaaaattgagaat
This portion of the Zea mays cultivar B73 chromosome 2, Zm-B73-REFERENCE-NAM-5.0, whole genome shotgun sequence genome encodes:
- the LOC118476421 gene encoding uncharacterized protein; the encoded protein is MDKSPRSIRIGSGPARAETRKDVAEAADGIRRTCIVDTSKIDYGTSRLRPRHRLCSTHDPAQRYNRVWDGLLDAIRQMQSSADELRKLSRRNHVPEYYDMVHKNCLINAMSDVSEIAKGLDTMSRDLEEVLIGPQPLIEDYEALGMYDDFKSDVHCDCYEQCGSDEDNSSFDSDEINDRRLSHMNEPI